The following proteins come from a genomic window of Vicinamibacterales bacterium:
- a CDS encoding tetratricopeptide repeat protein, with the protein MSKYRTEPAGERGRSGARPPRERPARGARRDDGAGPNIIPIRTAALPAQVTSEPDSGGRQPHLDSGATVPSKVEGHLERVLTSVTFRQVDRLKRFLNFIVSESLAGRGDQLKEYVIGVQVFDKDSSFDPRADPIVRVQARRLRARLVRYYREEGGADAILIELPKGGYAPVFKHRDASGGGRRSMSPTLAGQNTIAVQPLADQSPAHDLAYFCDGLRLEIIHSLAKLEALRVLAIQPSDPPTHAAMVLTGGVRRSGDRVRATVHLVDTATASYLWSESVDAPLGDPFAAQELVADAVVKKLEPRLLDAGQRRGARRPAENLAARNLYLQGRYHLNQRTDEGLHKALDFFEKAIVEDAQFALAHSGLADAHSLLAHYGVRPPSLVWAQAASSAASAVMLDGTCAEGRTSLAHVKATQDWDWHGAEREFQRAISFDPRYATAHHWYAMSCLVPLGRLDEALEEMRIAQSLDPVSSIVARDLALIHAYRRDYEAALEQCDHTIELNPHFSPAYWALGVIQEQRKDLDEAIAAFQRAIDLSPHSPRMLAGLARAMALAGRKPLALTSLRRLEAIAAQRYVSPIEFAAVRFALGQPELGFTWLDRSCEDRAFDVLALKVDPRFEAERHHPRMQAILRHVGLA; encoded by the coding sequence ATGTCGAAGTACCGGACGGAACCGGCGGGCGAACGAGGGCGCAGCGGAGCGCGGCCGCCCCGCGAGCGGCCGGCCAGAGGCGCGCGGCGGGACGACGGCGCTGGCCCGAACATCATCCCGATCAGGACCGCGGCGCTGCCGGCGCAGGTGACGTCCGAGCCCGATTCCGGCGGCCGCCAGCCGCACCTCGACAGCGGCGCGACTGTCCCGAGCAAGGTCGAGGGGCACCTCGAGCGCGTGCTGACCAGCGTCACGTTCCGTCAGGTCGATCGCCTCAAGCGGTTCCTCAACTTCATCGTCTCCGAGTCGCTCGCCGGCCGCGGCGATCAGCTGAAGGAATACGTCATCGGCGTGCAGGTGTTCGACAAGGACTCGTCGTTCGATCCGCGCGCCGACCCGATCGTCCGCGTGCAGGCGCGGCGGCTGCGGGCGCGGCTGGTGCGCTACTACCGGGAGGAAGGGGGCGCCGACGCGATCCTGATCGAGCTGCCGAAGGGCGGTTACGCGCCGGTCTTCAAGCATCGCGATGCGTCGGGCGGCGGGCGGCGATCGATGTCGCCGACCCTCGCCGGCCAGAACACCATCGCCGTCCAGCCGCTGGCGGACCAGAGCCCGGCGCACGATCTGGCGTACTTCTGCGACGGCCTGCGTCTGGAGATCATCCACAGCCTGGCCAAGCTCGAAGCGCTCCGCGTGCTGGCCATCCAGCCGAGCGATCCGCCGACGCACGCGGCGATGGTGCTCACCGGCGGCGTTCGACGCTCCGGCGACCGCGTCCGGGCGACGGTGCACCTGGTCGACACGGCGACCGCGTCGTACCTGTGGTCGGAGTCGGTGGATGCGCCGCTCGGCGATCCCTTCGCGGCGCAGGAGCTCGTCGCCGACGCGGTGGTCAAGAAGCTCGAGCCGCGGCTGCTCGACGCGGGGCAGCGCCGCGGCGCCCGGCGTCCGGCGGAGAACCTGGCGGCACGCAACCTGTACCTGCAGGGGCGGTATCACCTGAACCAGCGCACCGACGAGGGGCTCCACAAGGCGCTCGACTTCTTCGAGAAGGCGATCGTCGAGGACGCGCAGTTCGCGCTGGCCCACAGCGGCCTGGCGGACGCGCATTCGCTGCTGGCGCACTACGGCGTCCGGCCGCCGTCGCTGGTCTGGGCGCAGGCGGCGTCGAGCGCGGCGTCCGCGGTGATGCTCGACGGCACGTGCGCCGAAGGGCGGACGTCGCTCGCCCACGTCAAGGCGACGCAGGACTGGGACTGGCACGGCGCCGAACGCGAGTTCCAGCGGGCGATCTCCTTCGACCCGCGCTACGCCACCGCGCATCACTGGTACGCGATGTCCTGCCTCGTGCCGCTCGGACGGCTGGACGAGGCGCTGGAGGAGATGCGCATCGCACAGTCGCTCGATCCCGTGTCGTCGATCGTCGCCCGCGACCTGGCGCTGATCCACGCCTACCGGCGGGACTACGAAGCGGCGCTCGAACAGTGCGACCACACCATCGAGCTGAACCCGCACTTCTCCCCCGCCTACTGGGCGCTCGGCGTGATCCAGGAGCAGCGCAAGGATCTCGACGAGGCGATCGCGGCGTTCCAGCGCGCCATCGATCTGTCGCCGCACAGCCCGCGCATGCTGGCCGGCCTCGCCCGCGCGATGGCGCTGGCCGGCCGCAAGCCGCTGGCGCTGACCTCGCTGCGCAGGCTGGAGGCGATCGCGGCGCAGCGCTACGTCTCGCCGATCGAATTCGCCGCCGTGCGCTTCGCGCTCGGCCAGCCGGAACTGGGGTTCACGTGGCTCGACCGGAGCTGCGAAGACCGCGCCTTCGACGTCCTCGCGCTGAAGGTCGACCCGCGGTTCGAGGCGGAGCGGCACCACCCGCGCATGCAGGCCATCCTCCGTCACGTCGGGCTGGCCTGA
- a CDS encoding thiamine pyrophosphate-binding protein: protein MSTAIHVIPEPLPTTTETRIAAYLLADYLERLGVEVVFGLTGHTVIGMLDALGRSRIRYVSTRHEQVAAHAADGYARAAGKPGVLLTHLGPGLTNAATGVANAALDSIPMVVIAGDVQSYFHGRHPHQEVNLHQDADQYQIYRPFCKRVYRVEQARDLPRIVERAFHLAQTGRPGPVLVDVPMDVFSSSLPVDAFAKVPAEIARPSIDPATAERIVAALAEAERPVLYAGGGVLSARASAELAALAEALELPIAHSLMGKGVVREDHPLLLGMTGFWGTPIANEKCRTADLILAIGTRFAEANSSSWDPRFTFSIPPARLIHIDADVAEIGRNFPTELGVVADAKLALAALGEAARGVKHRNRGSLRLDIAQGRRAFAANWADQYSSAQFPMRPERILSELRKAVPEDGYIVTDVGWNKNGVGQQFPITVPGTFITPSGLATMGFGPAAALGVKLAQPDRAVVALVGDGAFGSNPSVVATAMEAGLGVVWLVMDNAAFGTIAGLTNMHYGWEFGCLFEADGARYRTDFAQIAKGYGADGVFIRSADELGPALASALASGRPTVIQAPMENAPTPTPGHWDINCVYRKGS from the coding sequence ATGAGCACAGCCATCCACGTCATCCCGGAGCCGCTGCCGACGACGACGGAAACGCGCATCGCGGCCTATCTGCTCGCCGACTACCTGGAGCGGCTGGGCGTCGAAGTGGTGTTCGGGCTCACGGGGCACACCGTGATCGGCATGCTGGACGCGCTGGGCCGGAGCCGGATCCGCTACGTCAGCACGCGGCACGAGCAGGTGGCGGCGCACGCCGCGGACGGCTACGCCCGCGCCGCCGGCAAACCGGGCGTCCTGCTGACTCATCTCGGGCCCGGGCTGACCAACGCCGCCACCGGCGTCGCCAACGCGGCGCTCGATTCGATCCCGATGGTCGTGATCGCCGGCGACGTGCAGTCGTACTTCCACGGCCGGCATCCGCACCAGGAAGTGAACCTGCATCAGGACGCCGATCAGTACCAGATCTACCGCCCGTTCTGTAAGCGCGTGTACCGCGTCGAGCAGGCGCGCGATCTGCCGCGCATCGTCGAGCGCGCCTTCCACCTGGCGCAGACGGGGCGCCCGGGCCCGGTGCTGGTGGACGTGCCAATGGACGTGTTCTCGAGCAGCCTGCCGGTGGACGCGTTCGCCAAGGTCCCCGCCGAGATTGCGCGCCCGTCGATCGATCCGGCGACCGCGGAGCGCATCGTCGCGGCGCTCGCGGAGGCCGAGCGTCCGGTGTTGTATGCCGGCGGCGGCGTGCTGTCGGCGCGCGCCTCCGCCGAGCTCGCCGCGCTCGCCGAGGCGCTGGAGCTGCCCATCGCCCACTCGTTGATGGGCAAGGGGGTCGTCCGCGAAGACCACCCGCTGCTGCTCGGCATGACCGGGTTCTGGGGCACGCCGATCGCCAACGAGAAGTGCCGCACCGCGGATCTGATCCTGGCGATCGGGACGCGGTTCGCCGAGGCGAACTCCAGTTCGTGGGACCCGCGCTTCACGTTCAGCATCCCGCCGGCGCGGCTCATACACATCGACGCGGATGTCGCCGAGATCGGACGCAACTTCCCCACCGAGCTGGGCGTCGTGGCCGACGCGAAGCTGGCGCTCGCCGCGCTGGGCGAGGCCGCCAGGGGAGTCAAGCACCGGAACCGCGGCTCGCTGCGGCTGGACATCGCCCAGGGGCGCCGGGCGTTTGCCGCGAACTGGGCCGACCAGTACAGCTCGGCGCAGTTTCCGATGCGGCCGGAGCGCATCCTCAGCGAGCTGCGCAAGGCGGTGCCCGAGGACGGCTACATCGTCACCGACGTCGGCTGGAACAAGAACGGCGTCGGGCAGCAGTTCCCCATCACCGTGCCGGGCACGTTCATCACGCCGAGCGGTCTGGCGACCATGGGATTCGGTCCCGCGGCGGCGCTGGGGGTGAAGCTCGCGCAGCCGGACCGCGCCGTGGTGGCGCTCGTCGGCGACGGCGCGTTCGGCAGCAATCCGTCGGTCGTCGCCACCGCGATGGAGGCGGGGCTCGGCGTCGTCTGGCTGGTGATGGACAACGCCGCGTTCGGCACCATCGCCGGACTCACCAACATGCATTACGGATGGGAGTTCGGCTGCCTGTTCGAAGCCGACGGCGCGCGCTATCGCACCGACTTCGCGCAGATCGCGAAGGGCTACGGTGCCGACGGCGTGTTCATCCGCTCGGCCGACGAGCTCGGACCCGCGCTGGCCTCGGCGCTCGCCTCCGGGCGTCCGACGGTGATCCAGGCGCCGATGGAAAACGCCCCGACGCCGACGCCGGGGCACTGGGATATCAACTGCGTTTACCGGAAGGGCAGCTGA
- a CDS encoding MFS transporter, protein MTDVTPLVEVEKRTSVRWVPILALVAIGTAINYLDRTVLSVAAPHLSRDLGLTPTQMGLVFSAFSWSYAFLQIPGGIFLDKFGTRFTYFISIGLWSFFTGLMGVVSSLAGLVLTRIGIGIFEAPCFPANSRVLATWFPQHERARANSVYSVGMNFGLGFLSVPLFWITQQFGWRGLFLIVGSIGIVFAFVWWALYRNPSEHKTVNQAELDYIEAGGGGEYKGQPVVFRWRHIAALLKHRQVVGASIGQFGGNSTLVFFLTWFPTYLVTARGMTFIKAGFMTSVPYIAAAIGVVLGGMVSDTILKRTGSANLARKLPIVSGMLLASTIILANYVPADNNALVIVIMSIAFFGQGMTNLGWTVVSDIAPKKLIGLTGGLFNFTTNLAGIVTPIVVGAAYQATGSFFGPLAYIAVVALMGALAYSVILGDIHRLDVETD, encoded by the coding sequence ATGACTGATGTCACACCGTTGGTCGAGGTGGAGAAACGGACCAGCGTCCGCTGGGTGCCCATCCTCGCGCTCGTCGCGATCGGCACGGCGATCAACTATCTCGATCGAACGGTGCTGAGCGTTGCCGCCCCGCATCTGTCGAGGGATCTGGGGCTCACGCCGACGCAGATGGGGCTGGTGTTCTCCGCGTTTTCCTGGAGCTATGCCTTCCTGCAGATTCCCGGCGGCATCTTCCTCGACAAGTTCGGCACGCGGTTCACCTATTTCATCTCGATCGGGCTGTGGTCGTTCTTCACCGGGCTGATGGGGGTGGTGAGCTCGCTGGCCGGCCTGGTGCTGACGCGCATCGGCATCGGCATCTTCGAAGCGCCGTGCTTCCCGGCGAACAGCCGCGTGCTGGCGACCTGGTTTCCGCAGCACGAGCGGGCGCGCGCCAACTCCGTCTACTCGGTGGGCATGAACTTCGGGCTCGGCTTTCTCAGCGTGCCGCTGTTCTGGATCACGCAGCAGTTCGGCTGGCGCGGCCTCTTCCTCATCGTCGGCAGCATCGGCATCGTGTTCGCGTTCGTGTGGTGGGCGCTCTACCGCAATCCCAGCGAGCACAAGACCGTGAACCAGGCGGAGCTCGACTACATCGAGGCGGGCGGCGGCGGCGAGTACAAAGGGCAGCCTGTCGTCTTCAGGTGGCGGCACATCGCGGCGCTGCTCAAGCACCGCCAGGTGGTCGGCGCGTCGATCGGCCAGTTCGGCGGCAACTCGACGCTGGTCTTCTTCCTGACCTGGTTTCCTACGTATCTGGTCACCGCGCGCGGCATGACGTTCATCAAGGCCGGGTTCATGACCTCGGTGCCGTACATCGCGGCGGCGATCGGCGTCGTGCTCGGCGGCATGGTGTCGGACACGATCCTCAAGCGCACCGGGTCGGCGAATCTGGCGCGCAAGCTGCCCATCGTCTCGGGCATGCTGCTGGCGTCGACCATCATCCTCGCCAACTACGTTCCGGCCGACAACAACGCGCTGGTGATCGTGATCATGTCGATCGCGTTCTTCGGCCAGGGAATGACGAACCTCGGGTGGACGGTGGTCTCGGACATCGCCCCGAAGAAGCTGATCGGCCTGACCGGAGGGCTGTTCAACTTCACGACCAACCTTGCCGGCATCGTGACGCCGATCGTCGTCGGCGCCGCGTATCAGGCGACCGGCTCGTTCTTCGGCCCGCTGGCCTACATCGCCGTTGTCGCGCTGATGGGCGCGCTGGCCTACAGCGTGATCCTCGGCGACATTCACCGTCTCGACGTCGAGACCGACTAG
- a CDS encoding aldehyde dehydrogenase family protein has translation MARTITAEEIDVVTELVGRARAAMRAVEHYDQATVDRICRAVAWAGGNEATATRLANMSVDESGMGRREPTRRAKVQGILRDALRQKSMGIIEEDPVRGIVKYAKPAGVIAALIPVTSPYVTPVGIAIYAIKCKDAVIFSPHPSSRRTTIETVRIMRAALHRLGVPDDVLQVVERPSIPLANELMAQCDLTIATGGPAMVRAAYGSGKPAYGVGAGNATMVIDETADVEEAARNTRISKTNDNGSGCSADGNLLVDSRIHDAFLDQLQKEGGYLVGDDEKRRLQAAYWDAEGRRTADTIARGADVVAAKAGIDLPAGKTFFIVPERLIGKGHPFSTEKLGVVLSIFEYHGWDMALDMVRRIFETGGRGHSCGIYSFDDEHIHQLAMTAPVSRIMVRQVQSSSNAGTFTNGMPMTSSMGCGVWGGNITNENISLKHYMNVTWVSRPIAEDRPSEQELFGEFYNSEVF, from the coding sequence ATGGCTCGCACGATTACCGCAGAAGAGATCGACGTCGTCACCGAGCTGGTCGGGCGGGCGCGGGCCGCGATGCGCGCCGTCGAGCACTACGATCAGGCGACGGTGGATCGCATCTGCCGCGCGGTCGCCTGGGCCGGCGGCAACGAGGCGACGGCCACCCGGCTGGCGAACATGAGCGTCGACGAGAGCGGCATGGGCCGCCGCGAGCCGACCCGGCGGGCCAAGGTCCAGGGCATCCTGCGCGACGCGCTGCGCCAGAAGAGCATGGGGATCATCGAAGAGGATCCCGTCCGCGGCATCGTGAAGTATGCGAAGCCTGCCGGCGTGATCGCGGCGCTGATTCCGGTGACCAGCCCCTATGTCACTCCCGTGGGCATCGCCATCTACGCGATCAAATGCAAGGACGCGGTGATCTTCTCGCCCCATCCGTCCAGCCGCAGGACCACCATCGAGACCGTGCGCATCATGCGCGCCGCGCTGCACCGGCTCGGCGTGCCCGACGACGTGCTCCAGGTCGTCGAGCGGCCGAGCATTCCGCTGGCCAACGAGCTGATGGCCCAATGCGACCTGACGATCGCCACCGGCGGGCCCGCCATGGTCCGCGCCGCGTACGGATCCGGCAAGCCGGCCTACGGCGTCGGCGCCGGCAACGCCACCATGGTGATCGACGAGACCGCGGACGTCGAGGAAGCGGCGCGCAACACGCGGATCAGCAAGACCAACGACAACGGCTCGGGCTGCTCGGCGGACGGCAACCTCCTCGTCGATTCGCGGATCCATGACGCGTTCCTCGACCAGCTGCAGAAGGAGGGCGGCTATCTGGTCGGCGACGACGAGAAGCGGAGGCTGCAGGCCGCGTACTGGGACGCGGAGGGGCGCCGCACCGCCGACACGATCGCGCGCGGCGCGGACGTCGTCGCCGCGAAGGCCGGCATCGATCTGCCGGCCGGCAAGACCTTCTTCATCGTCCCCGAGCGGCTGATCGGGAAGGGGCATCCGTTCTCGACCGAGAAGCTCGGCGTGGTGCTGTCGATCTTCGAGTATCACGGCTGGGACATGGCGCTCGACATGGTCCGCCGGATCTTCGAGACCGGCGGGCGCGGCCATTCCTGCGGCATCTACTCGTTCGACGACGAGCACATCCATCAGCTCGCCATGACGGCGCCGGTCAGCCGGATCATGGTGCGGCAGGTCCAGTCCAGCTCGAATGCCGGCACCTTCACCAACGGCATGCCGATGACGTCGAGCATGGGCTGCGGCGTCTGGGGCGGCAACATCACCAACGAGAACATCTCGCTGAAGCACTACATGAACGTCACGTGGGTGAGCCGTCCGATCGCGGAGGACCGCCCGTCCGAACAGGAGCTGTTCGGAGAGTTCTACAACTCGGAAGTCTTCTGA